From the genome of Vicia villosa cultivar HV-30 ecotype Madison, WI linkage group LG2, Vvil1.0, whole genome shotgun sequence, one region includes:
- the LOC131648466 gene encoding protein MAIN-LIKE 2-like codes for MTKVYIMLMFGKLLFPESTGNTVNFFYLSKFDSISKIRKYSWGSAVLAMLYQSLCKNAVAEKCTFYGCAFLLQVWGWWRMPTLSPVGRNNYTFPYATRFCGPKLDYSKNPRGSVVLYRDLIDHLRAEDVLSLNFYMII; via the exons ATGACTAAGGTTTATATAATGTTGATGTTTGGTAAACTTTTATTCCCGGAGTCGACAGGTAACACTGTCAACTTTTTCTATTTAAGTAAATTTGACAGTATTAGCAAGATTAggaaatatagttgggggtccgccgttttggcgatgttataccagtctctttgtaagaacgcggttgccgagaagtgcaccttctatggatgtgcgttcctcctacaagtatggggttggtggagaaTGCCGACGCTGTCCCCGGTAGGCAGGAACAACTACACGTTCCCTTATGCAACAAG GTTCTGTGGTCCTAAATTGGATTACAGTAAGAATCCGAGGGGGAGTGTTGTTTTATATCGGGACCTAATTGATCACCTCCGAGCTGAAGATGTATTATCCCTAAACTTTTATATGATCATATAG
- the LOC131648784 gene encoding uncharacterized protein LOC131648784: MSPPNAPNPTLNRTTSDPLSTATHLTHRELLCRRLRNTKRLIKYYRREYWALMDEVRIKHRQYVIETGLSPFQDEPDVVVDNYTNICAFDGCMSNPMPCTSFCFTHILSEPKQVLYKPCTFVITRSADGHVTCKKPIISSTTPSYCTVHMKKAEMHLAVALKKAGLNISPMDKVSPEFHELVPEFVRQIQAKRRAMRGKECKTVINKEEDAEKCETEVKKEDDIAKG; encoded by the exons ATGTCTCCTCCCAATGCTCCAAATCCAACACTCAACAGAACAACCTCTGACCCACTCTCTACTGCCACTCATCTCACCCATCGTGAACTTCTGTGCCGTCGTCTTCGTAACACTAAACGTCTTATCAAATATTACAGACGTGAGTATTGGGCTCTCATGGATGAAGTCAGGATCAAACATAGACAATATGTTATTGAGACTGGTCTTAGCCCTTTCCAGGATGAGCCTGATGTTGTCGTTGATAATTACACTAATATTTGTGCTTTTGATGGTTGTATGTCCAACCCTATGCCTTGCACTTCGTTTTGCTTTACGCATATTCTCTCTGAGCCCAAACAAGTGCTTTATAAGCCTTGCACTTTCGTTATCACTAG GTCAGCTGATGGACATGTAACATGCAAGAAACCTATAATAAGTTCAACGACTCCGTCGTACTGCACAGTCCACATGAAAAAGGCAGAGATGCATCTCGCTGTGGCATTGAAGAAGGCGGGACTGAATATCTCCCCCATGGACAAAGTGAGTCCTGAATTTCATGAGTTGGTGCCTGAATTTGTTCGTCAAATCCAGGCAAAAAGAAGAGCAATGAGGGGAAAGGAATGTAAAACTGTTATTAATAAGGAGGAGGATGCAGAGAAATGTGAAACTGAGGTTAAGAAGGAAGATGACATTGCCAAGGGGTGA
- the LOC131648785 gene encoding uncharacterized protein LOC131648785, with product MESVERSGNIEWEGKMTKKKEKGVLLEGFVDENLSRTKSLTDEDLDELKGCLDLGFGFSYEEIPELCNTLPALELCYSMSDSGSSFANWKISSPGDSPEDVKARLKYWAQAVACTVKLCS from the coding sequence ATGGAAAGTGTTGAAAGAAGTGGAAACATTGAATGGGAAGGAAAGATGACAAAGAAGAAGGAGAAAGGAGTCTTGTTAGAAGGCTTCGTAGATGAAAATCTTTCCAGGACGAAGAGCTTAACCGATGAAGATCTTGACGAGTTGAAAGGATGTTTAGATCTAGGTTTCGGATTCAGTTACGAGGAGATTCCGGAACTATGCAACACACTTCCGGCGCTAGAGTTATGCTATTCGATGTCGGATTCTGGTTCGTCGTTTGCGAATTGGAAGATCTCGAGTCCAGGTGATAGTCCTGAAGATGTTAAAGCTAGGTTGAAATACTGGGCGCAGGCGGTTGCTTGTACGGTTAAACTTTGTAGCTAG